A single region of the Psychrobacter alimentarius genome encodes:
- a CDS encoding ParA family protein → MEIIAIANQKGGVGKTTTAVNLTASLAAKHKHVLLIDLDPQGNATSGTGVDKNELALTIADVLLDGVSLTDAIVTSPAGFDVIGANRDLAGMDITLMSKTDSHELFKTAMADLVNDQITAQKPAYDYVIIDCAPSLNLLTINALVATDGVIIPMQCEYYALEGLADLSQTIERLTELNPNLYIRGVVRTLFDARNTLARDVSAELESHFGDIMYNTHIPRNIRLAEAPAHGLPVIAYERWSKGARAYQKLAAEVMKQSR, encoded by the coding sequence ATGGAAATCATAGCAATTGCGAATCAAAAAGGCGGCGTGGGCAAAACCACGACGGCGGTAAATTTGACCGCCAGCTTGGCTGCTAAGCACAAGCATGTACTACTGATTGACTTAGACCCACAGGGCAATGCGACCAGTGGCACTGGTGTAGACAAAAATGAATTGGCGTTGACGATAGCCGATGTGCTGCTTGATGGCGTGTCTCTGACAGATGCTATTGTCACCAGCCCAGCAGGATTTGATGTTATCGGTGCCAATCGCGATTTGGCTGGTATGGACATCACTTTAATGAGCAAGACCGATAGTCATGAGTTGTTTAAAACAGCAATGGCCGATTTGGTAAACGATCAAATCACTGCTCAAAAGCCTGCTTATGATTATGTCATTATCGATTGTGCACCCAGTTTGAATCTACTAACCATTAATGCGTTAGTCGCGACAGATGGGGTAATCATTCCTATGCAGTGTGAGTATTATGCATTAGAAGGTCTTGCGGACTTGTCACAAACCATTGAGCGTTTAACTGAACTCAATCCCAACCTTTATATTCGTGGCGTTGTGAGAACGTTATTCGATGCACGTAATACACTGGCGCGAGATGTGTCTGCCGAATTGGAGTCACATTTCGGCGATATCATGTATAACACACATATTCCAAGAAATATTCGCTTGGCAGAAGCGCCAGCGCACGGTTTGCCAGTTATTGCGTACGAAAGATGGTCGAAAGGTGCGCGTGCTTACCAAAAATTGGCAGCAGAAGTGATGAAACAAAGTCGCTAA
- a CDS encoding MotA/TolQ/ExbB proton channel family protein, translated as MWELVKAGGWLMTPIVLCSILALVIIIERSHTLQFNKIVPTRLREQLITRLRENGDIGRTQLMNVKEKTALGDILATGLLYRQYGLESMTMHMQNRASVQIHQLEKNINMLGTIGAIAPLLGLLGTVLGIISSFLAITDGAMQDPTMLAAGVSQALITTAAGMIVAIPALVAYRYFQRRIIDINAQFETQAGLMIQELYDYQLFENTNATGIKQPDRYGAVHEQLNNDRSSMLDQNKVTTVVP; from the coding sequence ATGTGGGAGTTGGTGAAAGCAGGTGGTTGGTTAATGACCCCTATTGTTTTGTGCTCGATTTTGGCATTGGTTATTATTATTGAGCGTAGCCATACTTTACAGTTTAACAAGATTGTACCCACTAGGCTGCGCGAACAGCTGATCACTCGCTTGCGTGAAAACGGTGATATTGGTCGAACACAGCTGATGAATGTCAAAGAAAAGACCGCGCTTGGCGATATTCTAGCGACTGGTCTGCTTTACCGCCAGTATGGCTTAGAGTCGATGACGATGCATATGCAGAATCGTGCGAGCGTGCAAATTCATCAATTAGAAAAGAACATCAATATGCTCGGTACCATAGGGGCGATTGCACCGTTGCTCGGACTATTGGGTACGGTATTGGGTATTATTTCTTCGTTTTTAGCGATTACCGATGGTGCGATGCAAGATCCGACGATGCTTGCGGCGGGTGTGTCACAAGCATTGATTACCACAGCAGCGGGCATGATTGTCGCTATCCCAGCGCTGGTTGCTTATCGTTATTTTCAGCGCCGCATCATTGATATCAATGCGCAGTTTGAGACCCAAGCAGGATTGATGATTCAAGAGCTATATGATTATCAATTGTTTGAGAATACCAATGCTACAGGTATTAAGCAGCCTGACCGGTATGGAGCAGTACACGAGCAGTTGAATAATGATCGTTCAAGCATGTTAGATCAAAATAAAGTGACGACAGTGGTTCCCTGA
- a CDS encoding ATP-binding protein codes for MATSLSELKDTEQTAPTTPHPVFIEVEQRCLISAEQLKRYSNPDELPTDTRTAPDLDVGFGQQRALKALQTALDIKASGYHVFAAGENGLGKRTIISRLLTRIAADAQTPNDWVYIHNFTDPRTPLALRLPAGHADLLQQQVNHLWQQAKKRLSQRFRSDQYQSKIEAIKNNTHQKESQAYEVLNAEGKQYDLALTFRSFDNKAVFVHPSQIQTDNEDNENTDQPVNNANKKVDVEDSKETSVNGAEDNDTEYGNSEYETELNNFVQKNHMQKRLSQLTIALEQLEDEANDAIEALHRNIAQRALQPLFAPVYEQFTAHPLVVDYLKAVFADMVTHVERIVNGDDEEFVTAVLATTPSRYAVNVIVSHAPDSGAPVIFEDLPTHLNLLGHVEQITQLGTVTTDVSMIRAGALHRANGGYLLLEASHLLEHPYAWQGLKRALQSRKIKLSSLEQMLTLTGSLSLSPAPIDLDIKVILLGEADLYYELLELEPEFDAVFKVRADFHDDVVRTSEHELALVAKMADIIDYANLYPFDRHAQATLLEHLSLQAEEQDRLSLHSDLLIKLLHESNRHARLDNENIVTATHVTQAISDMDERSGYLRDLYWDELKNGQQLIQTQGHAVGQVNALTVVSYADSEFGMPARLTAVIQPNIGAGEILDIERDVDLGGSLHAKGMLIMTSYLRALFSQHHALNFSASLAFEQSYAHIDGDSATVSEGCALLSALANVPIDQSFAITGSMNQLGEVQAVGGINAKIAGFFDACREQELTGQQGVVIPMANVKQLMLRDDIIEAVKAGSFHIYGVHTLSEALTLMTGLPIDTMNKKGRYRKDTLFGKVLSRLMLWDENQNEEEDIDDKKSKKKDKKKRKARRQKKEDHRRKDTAKHQKNESEVVDTMNGRKEVIDDEKSIDNDENAKPLDSI; via the coding sequence ATGGCAACATCCCTCTCTGAGTTAAAAGATACCGAGCAAACAGCACCAACCACCCCGCATCCTGTTTTTATTGAGGTCGAGCAACGTTGCCTGATCAGCGCCGAGCAACTCAAGCGTTATAGCAATCCCGATGAGCTACCGACTGACACACGCACAGCGCCTGACTTAGATGTTGGCTTTGGTCAACAGCGTGCCCTCAAAGCTTTGCAAACGGCCCTAGATATCAAAGCCAGTGGCTATCATGTATTTGCCGCTGGAGAAAATGGTTTAGGCAAGCGCACGATTATCAGCCGTTTGCTCACGCGCATCGCAGCTGATGCACAGACACCAAATGATTGGGTATACATACATAATTTTACTGATCCTCGTACCCCTTTGGCTTTACGACTGCCAGCAGGTCATGCAGATCTTTTACAGCAGCAAGTCAATCATCTGTGGCAACAAGCCAAAAAACGTTTGAGTCAACGTTTTCGTAGCGATCAATATCAAAGCAAAATCGAAGCCATCAAAAACAATACGCATCAAAAAGAAAGTCAAGCGTATGAAGTACTAAATGCTGAAGGTAAGCAATATGACTTGGCGCTGACGTTTCGATCGTTTGATAATAAAGCCGTTTTTGTGCATCCTAGCCAGATACAGACTGACAATGAAGATAATGAAAACACCGATCAGCCCGTAAATAACGCCAATAAAAAAGTAGACGTAGAAGATAGCAAAGAAACTTCTGTTAATGGTGCAGAAGACAACGATACTGAATACGGTAATAGTGAATACGAGACTGAACTGAATAATTTTGTACAGAAGAACCATATGCAAAAAAGGCTCAGTCAGTTGACCATCGCTTTGGAGCAGTTGGAAGACGAAGCCAACGATGCGATAGAAGCGCTGCATAGAAACATTGCACAGCGAGCATTACAGCCTTTGTTTGCCCCTGTTTATGAACAATTTACCGCTCACCCACTTGTCGTTGATTATCTCAAAGCAGTGTTTGCGGACATGGTCACTCATGTAGAACGCATCGTCAATGGAGACGATGAAGAATTCGTGACAGCAGTTTTGGCCACAACACCAAGTCGTTATGCGGTCAATGTGATTGTCAGTCATGCACCTGACAGTGGTGCGCCAGTTATCTTCGAAGACCTACCAACTCATTTAAACTTATTGGGTCATGTTGAGCAGATCACACAGTTGGGCACAGTGACCACCGACGTCAGCATGATTCGAGCAGGCGCGCTACACCGTGCCAACGGTGGCTATTTACTATTAGAAGCCAGTCACTTACTAGAGCACCCTTATGCTTGGCAAGGGCTAAAGCGAGCCTTGCAATCTCGCAAAATCAAGCTCTCAAGCCTTGAGCAGATGCTGACCTTAACAGGTAGCTTATCGTTATCACCTGCACCCATTGATTTGGACATCAAGGTTATCTTGTTGGGCGAAGCAGACTTGTATTATGAGCTGCTGGAGCTTGAACCTGAGTTTGACGCGGTTTTTAAGGTTCGCGCTGACTTTCATGACGACGTGGTTCGTACCAGCGAGCATGAACTAGCACTGGTCGCGAAGATGGCTGACATCATCGACTATGCCAACCTTTATCCCTTCGATCGTCACGCCCAAGCCACTTTGCTTGAGCATTTGAGCTTACAAGCCGAAGAACAAGACCGCTTGAGCCTACATAGCGATCTTTTAATCAAACTGCTTCATGAATCAAACCGCCATGCACGCTTGGATAATGAAAACATAGTTACTGCCACGCATGTTACTCAAGCCATTAGTGATATGGATGAGCGCTCAGGATACTTAAGAGATCTGTATTGGGATGAGCTGAAAAACGGTCAGCAATTGATTCAAACACAAGGGCACGCCGTCGGACAGGTAAATGCCTTAACGGTGGTTAGCTATGCGGATAGTGAGTTTGGCATGCCAGCACGTCTCACCGCAGTCATCCAACCAAATATAGGCGCTGGGGAAATTCTAGATATTGAGCGCGACGTGGATTTAGGCGGTAGCTTACATGCCAAAGGCATGCTTATCATGACCAGCTACTTACGGGCACTTTTTAGTCAGCATCATGCTTTAAACTTTAGCGCGTCACTCGCTTTTGAACAAAGCTACGCCCACATAGATGGCGATAGTGCCACCGTTAGCGAAGGTTGCGCCCTATTGTCCGCACTAGCCAACGTACCTATTGACCAATCTTTTGCCATCACAGGCTCCATGAATCAGCTCGGCGAAGTACAGGCCGTGGGCGGTATCAATGCAAAAATCGCAGGTTTTTTTGATGCGTGCCGTGAGCAAGAATTGACGGGACAACAAGGCGTTGTGATCCCTATGGCCAATGTCAAACAACTGATGCTACGCGACGATATTATTGAAGCCGTCAAAGCTGGCAGTTTTCATATTTATGGTGTCCATACATTAAGCGAAGCCCTAACTCTGATGACAGGCCTTCCTATCGATACCATGAATAAAAAGGGCCGCTACCGCAAAGATACTCTATTTGGCAAAGTATTGAGTCGTCTGATGTTATGGGATGAGAATCAGAACGAAGAAGAGGATATTGACGATAAAAAGTCAAAGAAGAAAGACAAGAAAAAGCGTAAAGCCAGACGTCAAAAAAAAGAAGACCATAGAAGAAAAGACACTGCTAAACATCAAAAAAATGAGAGTGAAGTGGTGGACACAATGAATGGTCGTAAAGAGGTTATTGATGACGAAAAGAGCATCGATAATGATGAAAATGCAAAACCACTTGATAGTATTTAA
- a CDS encoding ParB/RepB/Spo0J family partition protein, whose protein sequence is MAKKRGLAANRGLDALLGSIKKEKQIAASALQDDMAVRDNTLPVETPDTSASDKLSSPEASDKPSTKPTDAKTLGSETTDTSNRKARLPRTASKAAANKSRTNGTEASATEDQISLVQIDVMRLQAGKYQPRRDMSETALAELASSIEQHGVMQPIVIRPLLANEDKSEAFVTHEIIAGERRWRAAKMAGKSVIPAIERALSDELAIALALIENIQREDLSVIEQAAALQRFHTEFGMSHAMIAEVVGKARTTVSNLLRLNQLHDTVKDHLANNTLDMGHARTLLALSSEQQPIIAQKIIDGGMTVREAEKLVKSILQPAPKANRAEQIQSRDAEQLTQRLTDMLGAQVKLKHKKDGQGSVEIFFHSQDQLAALIKHIEAQA, encoded by the coding sequence ATGGCAAAGAAAAGAGGATTGGCTGCCAATCGAGGCTTGGATGCCTTATTAGGGTCAATCAAAAAAGAAAAGCAAATTGCCGCCTCTGCCTTGCAAGATGATATGGCTGTGCGCGACAATACTTTGCCAGTTGAGACGCCAGATACCAGTGCATCAGATAAACTAAGTAGCCCTGAGGCTAGCGACAAACCGTCTACAAAGCCAACGGATGCTAAAACGCTTGGCTCTGAAACCACGGATACCAGCAATCGTAAAGCACGTTTGCCACGTACAGCGAGTAAAGCAGCAGCCAATAAGTCACGTACTAATGGGACAGAGGCTAGTGCCACAGAAGACCAAATCAGCTTGGTACAAATCGATGTGATGCGCTTACAAGCTGGCAAATATCAACCACGCCGTGATATGAGTGAAACGGCCTTGGCTGAGCTGGCATCTTCTATCGAGCAACATGGTGTGATGCAGCCTATCGTGATTCGTCCGTTACTGGCGAATGAGGATAAAAGCGAAGCATTTGTGACGCACGAAATCATTGCTGGTGAGCGCCGCTGGCGTGCAGCAAAAATGGCCGGAAAATCAGTAATCCCAGCGATTGAGCGTGCTTTATCTGATGAGTTGGCTATCGCACTGGCACTGATTGAGAATATTCAACGGGAAGATTTGTCTGTGATTGAACAGGCTGCGGCTTTGCAGCGCTTTCATACAGAATTTGGTATGAGTCATGCTATGATTGCCGAGGTCGTGGGTAAAGCGCGTACGACGGTGTCAAACTTACTACGTTTGAATCAGCTGCATGATACGGTAAAAGACCATTTGGCGAACAATACCTTAGATATGGGTCATGCGCGTACACTTTTAGCATTATCGTCAGAACAGCAGCCAATCATTGCGCAAAAAATCATCGATGGTGGTATGACAGTACGCGAGGCTGAAAAATTGGTCAAATCCATTTTACAGCCTGCTCCGAAAGCCAATCGTGCCGAACAAATCCAATCTCGTGATGCTGAACAATTGACGCAGAGACTCACAGACATGTTAGGCGCTCAAGTAAAGCTCAAGCATAAAAAAGATGGGCAGGGCAGCGTTGAGATTTTCTTCCATAGTCAGGACCAGCTTGCAGCGCTCATTAAGCACATAGAAGCGCAGGCTTGA
- the rsmG gene encoding 16S rRNA (guanine(527)-N(7))-methyltransferase RsmG, with amino-acid sequence MSASAKTSLSSASTGSVHMDSTGFVKLGSQLPALAKTLSQAVDKLNLPLSEMQQRTLLLYLDQLLLWNKAYNLTAITDPEEALIKHVIDCLAIITHLPAGSLLDIGTGAGLPAVIIAICQPERQCTALDSNQKKIRFIKQISSELGLSNMQPIASRIEAHEASYDVVTSRAFASLIDFVEVAQPRLADNGYLCAMKGKAPSEEELQALESEWNIKTIKLHVPYLHDSRHLIELSIKNV; translated from the coding sequence ATGTCAGCTTCCGCTAAAACCTCTTTATCTTCTGCTAGTACAGGCAGTGTACATATGGATTCGACTGGCTTTGTAAAGCTTGGTTCACAATTACCAGCACTTGCTAAGACTTTGTCGCAAGCAGTAGACAAGCTGAATCTACCTCTAAGCGAGATGCAGCAACGCACGTTATTATTGTACTTAGACCAGCTCTTATTATGGAATAAAGCGTATAATCTGACCGCAATCACTGATCCAGAAGAAGCCTTGATCAAGCATGTGATTGATTGTTTGGCTATTATAACGCATTTACCAGCAGGATCTTTGCTCGATATTGGTACTGGCGCGGGTTTACCTGCTGTTATTATTGCTATTTGTCAGCCAGAACGTCAGTGTACGGCACTTGATAGTAACCAGAAAAAAATCCGTTTTATTAAGCAAATCAGTAGTGAGCTTGGTTTGAGTAATATGCAGCCGATTGCTTCTCGCATTGAAGCTCATGAGGCCAGCTATGATGTGGTCACCTCTAGAGCATTTGCCAGCTTGATAGATTTTGTTGAAGTGGCACAACCTAGACTGGCAGATAACGGTTATCTGTGTGCTATGAAAGGTAAAGCGCCAAGCGAGGAAGAGCTGCAAGCGCTTGAGAGTGAGTGGAACATCAAGACCATCAAACTTCATGTGCCATATTTACACGATAGCCGCCATTTAATTGAATTATCTATCAAAAATGTCTAA
- the msbA gene encoding lipid A export permease/ATP-binding protein MsbA, translated as MSQTYQSDSAKTSAKVAPASVSRYATLLRLLSYLKPYWWALLLTVLGFAINAGTEIWIAKLLQYITDAINQNDQSQQDLFPLLIIALFFVRGVGSFLGNYYSALVSRNLVYELRVEVFNKLLRLPSSFYLANPAGTISSKLIFDVEQVTAASTDSMKTLLRDGLTVVALIGFLLYSNWRLTLILFVVLPPILWLIRLASKRYLKLSKGIQETMGDVSHITNEVIGGYQVVKNYGGQAYEAKRFDKTSKKNLRQGMKVVVTNSINTPAVQLLMAIAMSIVVWLALRPAVIDNISAGAFISYIAAAGLLSKPVRSLTDINQKLQKGIAAGESIFALLDEPEEKDTGVLSPELSGQIRLDNVGLVYPDSTIALRDFTLDVRAGETVALVGRSGAGKSSLVNLLTRTLSTTSGQITLDGMPIEDITLESLRSQIAMVNQQVVLFNTTVFNNIAYGSLANRTQAEVEKAAKDAFAHDFIVKMPNGYQSEIGAEGLQLSGGQRQRLSIARALLKDAPILILDEATSALDNESEYYIQQALDNVMKDRTTLVIAHRLTTIESADRIAVMDGGQIVELGTHDELIQQQGHYAQMYARDFT; from the coding sequence ATGAGCCAAACTTATCAATCTGATTCTGCCAAAACTTCTGCTAAGGTAGCACCAGCAAGTGTGTCTAGGTATGCCACCTTATTGCGCCTTTTAAGCTATTTAAAACCATACTGGTGGGCATTATTGCTCACGGTTTTGGGATTTGCCATCAATGCTGGTACTGAGATTTGGATTGCCAAGCTGCTGCAATATATCACTGATGCTATTAATCAAAATGATCAAAGTCAACAGGACTTATTCCCGTTATTGATAATTGCATTGTTCTTTGTTCGCGGTGTTGGCAGTTTTTTAGGTAACTACTATTCTGCATTAGTCTCACGTAACCTGGTTTATGAGCTCAGAGTAGAAGTTTTTAATAAATTGCTACGCTTGCCGAGCTCATTTTATTTAGCCAATCCAGCTGGTACCATATCATCCAAATTGATTTTTGATGTCGAACAGGTAACGGCCGCCAGTACTGACTCTATGAAAACCTTACTGCGTGATGGTTTGACGGTCGTAGCATTGATTGGGTTTTTGCTTTATAGCAACTGGCGTTTGACTTTGATTTTGTTTGTCGTGTTACCGCCTATATTATGGCTAATTCGTCTGGCTTCCAAACGATATCTCAAGCTGTCTAAAGGCATTCAAGAGACAATGGGCGATGTGAGTCATATCACTAATGAGGTCATCGGTGGCTACCAAGTGGTCAAAAATTATGGTGGGCAAGCTTATGAAGCCAAGCGTTTTGATAAAACCTCAAAAAAGAACCTACGTCAAGGGATGAAGGTTGTTGTTACCAACAGCATTAATACGCCAGCCGTACAGCTATTGATGGCAATAGCCATGTCAATCGTCGTATGGCTTGCCTTGCGTCCAGCAGTGATAGACAATATCTCGGCGGGCGCTTTTATCTCCTATATTGCCGCTGCAGGCTTACTTAGTAAGCCAGTACGGTCATTGACTGATATCAATCAAAAATTGCAAAAAGGTATTGCTGCAGGTGAGTCGATATTTGCCTTATTGGATGAGCCAGAAGAAAAAGACACAGGCGTGCTGAGCCCAGAGCTATCAGGACAGATTCGTTTAGATAATGTTGGTTTGGTGTATCCAGATTCAACCATAGCACTGCGTGATTTTACGTTGGATGTACGAGCGGGCGAGACAGTAGCATTGGTCGGTCGCAGTGGCGCTGGTAAATCATCTTTGGTGAATTTGCTGACCCGCACTTTATCGACGACTTCAGGGCAGATTACTTTAGACGGCATGCCTATTGAAGATATCACGTTAGAAAGCTTACGTTCTCAAATTGCGATGGTCAATCAGCAAGTGGTACTCTTTAATACTACCGTATTTAATAACATCGCTTATGGTAGCTTAGCCAATAGAACCCAAGCCGAAGTCGAAAAAGCAGCAAAAGATGCCTTTGCTCATGACTTTATTGTAAAAATGCCAAATGGCTACCAAAGTGAAATCGGGGCTGAAGGTTTGCAGCTCTCTGGCGGACAGCGTCAACGCTTATCTATTGCTCGTGCTTTATTAAAAGATGCGCCTATTTTAATTTTAGATGAAGCCACCAGTGCCCTTGATAACGAATCAGAATATTATATTCAGCAGGCGCTAGATAACGTGATGAAAGACCGTACAACATTGGTGATCGCTCATCGTTTGACG
- a CDS encoding ExbD/TolR family protein, translated as MRFRKPTVEPLEINLTPMIDCLLFLIVFLLLATSFNHFSRLNIILPEAEGVALTEQKNSIEVAVQEDGSYLVNGITLASSNEAELTSMLQQEAGSNRDMLFVIAADANATHQSVVRVMDIAGKLGFLNLNISTVVPLGQPLPQ; from the coding sequence ATGCGCTTTAGAAAACCAACGGTTGAGCCACTTGAAATTAACTTAACCCCGATGATCGACTGCTTGCTATTTTTGATTGTATTTTTGCTGTTGGCAACATCGTTCAATCATTTTAGTCGCCTGAATATCATTCTTCCTGAGGCTGAAGGTGTCGCATTGACAGAGCAAAAAAACAGCATTGAAGTAGCAGTGCAAGAAGATGGCAGTTATTTGGTCAATGGTATTACCCTAGCTAGTAGCAATGAAGCAGAATTGACCAGTATGCTACAACAAGAAGCAGGCAGTAATCGTGATATGCTATTTGTCATTGCTGCCGATGCCAATGCCACCCATCAGTCAGTCGTGCGGGTAATGGATATCGCTGGTAAACTTGGTTTTTTAAATCTTAATATCAGTACTGTTGTGCCACTTGGGCAACCTTTACCGCAATAA